From a region of the Streptomyces sp. NBC_00193 genome:
- a CDS encoding alkaline phosphatase PhoX: MERRTFLRGAVIGSSAAAFGGTLMHGAAYAAPAQPGAGPYGALGAADANGIMLPAGFSSRVIARSGQTVGGTSYTWHSAPDGGACFADGTGWIYVSNSEINPSGGASAVKFNSSGSITGAYRILSNTRQNCAGGKTPWNTWLSCEEVSLGYVYETDPYGVNAAVQRPAMGRFKHEAAAADPVRQVIYLTEDETSGCFYRFIPTTWGNLSSGTLQVLKAGTATSGSFTWANVPDPDGSPTTTRTQVSGSKKFNGGEGCHYANDTVWFTTKGDNRVWQLNLANSTYELAYDDSLVPGGNAPLTGVDNVTGSSYGDLYVAEDGGNLEICVITPDDVVAPFLRVTGQSSSEITGPAFSPAGNRLYFSSQRGTSGSSTGGITYEVTGPFRT, encoded by the coding sequence GTGGAACGTCGTACCTTCCTTCGCGGAGCCGTCATCGGCTCCTCCGCCGCCGCCTTCGGCGGCACGCTGATGCACGGCGCGGCCTACGCGGCCCCCGCCCAGCCCGGCGCCGGACCCTACGGGGCGCTCGGCGCCGCCGACGCCAACGGCATCATGCTGCCCGCCGGCTTCAGCAGCCGGGTGATCGCGCGCTCCGGCCAGACCGTCGGCGGCACCTCGTACACCTGGCACAGCGCCCCCGACGGCGGCGCCTGTTTCGCCGACGGCACGGGCTGGATCTACGTGTCGAACTCGGAGATCAACCCCTCCGGCGGTGCGAGCGCGGTGAAGTTCAACTCCTCCGGCTCCATCACCGGCGCCTACCGGATCCTCTCCAACACCCGCCAGAACTGCGCGGGCGGCAAGACCCCGTGGAACACCTGGCTGTCCTGCGAGGAGGTCAGCCTCGGCTACGTCTACGAGACCGACCCCTACGGCGTGAACGCGGCCGTGCAGCGCCCCGCGATGGGCCGCTTCAAGCACGAGGCGGCCGCCGCCGACCCGGTGCGCCAGGTCATCTACCTGACCGAGGACGAGACCAGCGGCTGCTTCTACCGCTTCATCCCCACCACCTGGGGCAACCTCTCCTCCGGCACCCTCCAGGTCCTCAAGGCCGGCACGGCCACCTCCGGCTCCTTCACCTGGGCCAACGTCCCGGACCCGGACGGCTCGCCGACCACCACGCGGACCCAGGTCTCGGGCTCGAAGAAGTTCAACGGCGGCGAGGGCTGCCACTACGCCAACGACACCGTGTGGTTCACGACCAAGGGCGACAACCGGGTCTGGCAGCTCAACCTCGCGAACAGCACCTACGAGCTGGCCTACGACGACTCCCTGGTCCCCGGCGGCAACGCCCCCCTGACGGGCGTCGACAACGTCACGGGTTCCTCGTACGGCGACCTGTACGTCGCCGAGGACGGCGGCAACCTGGAGATCTGCGTGATCACCCCGGACGACGTGGTCGCCCCCTTCCTCCGGGTCACCGGCCAGTCCTCCTCGGAGATCACCGGCCCCGCCTTCTCCCCCGCCGGCAACCGCCTCTACTTCAGCAGCCAGCGCGGCACGAGCGGCAGCTCGACGGGCGGCATCACGTACGAGGTCACGGGCCCGTTCCGGACCTGA
- a CDS encoding group III truncated hemoglobin has protein sequence MDHTAAAPAAADITGRADLDVVLRRFYTAAFADPRIGPFFTEIAGTDLDVHLPRITDFWERALFRSADYRRDAFAPHEALQSARAMTAEDFGRWVQLWRATIDGLHRGPNAERAKAQGERIALTLHKRLAGAEASLESADGLGFVPLAALELRSMTA, from the coding sequence ATGGACCACACTGCCGCCGCCCCTGCCGCCGCCGACATCACCGGCCGGGCCGATCTCGACGTCGTGCTGCGCCGCTTCTACACGGCGGCCTTCGCCGATCCGCGGATCGGGCCCTTCTTCACGGAGATCGCCGGTACCGACCTCGACGTGCACCTGCCCCGGATCACCGACTTCTGGGAGCGGGCCCTCTTCCGCAGCGCCGACTACCGGCGCGACGCCTTCGCCCCGCACGAGGCCCTCCAGTCGGCCCGCGCGATGACCGCCGAGGACTTCGGCCGCTGGGTGCAGCTGTGGCGGGCCACGATCGACGGACTGCACCGGGGGCCGAACGCGGAGCGGGCCAAGGCCCAGGGCGAGCGGATCGCGCTGACCCTGCACAAGCGGCTGGCCGGCGCCGAGGCCTCCCTGGAGAGTGCCGACGGGCTGGGCTTCGTACCGCTGGCGGCCCTGGAGCTGCGCTCGATGACGGCCTGA
- a CDS encoding VOC family protein, protein MSSTMIFVNLPVKDLEATKTFWSKLGYSYNAQFTDENCASMPITDSIVAMFLTEARYKDFTHKAIADATKTSEVLLCLSAESRDAVDELVDGALAAGATEPRPAQDHGVMYGRAFDDLDGHTWEIMWMDPSIVQA, encoded by the coding sequence ATGTCCTCCACCATGATCTTCGTCAACCTGCCGGTCAAGGACCTTGAGGCCACCAAGACCTTCTGGAGCAAGCTCGGTTACAGCTACAACGCCCAGTTCACCGACGAGAACTGCGCCTCGATGCCCATCACCGACTCGATCGTGGCGATGTTCCTGACCGAGGCCCGGTACAAGGACTTCACCCACAAGGCGATCGCCGACGCGACCAAGACCTCCGAGGTGCTGCTGTGTCTGAGCGCCGAGAGCCGCGACGCGGTCGACGAGCTCGTCGACGGGGCCCTGGCGGCCGGGGCCACCGAGCCCCGCCCCGCCCAGGACCACGGGGTCATGTACGGCCGCGCCTTCGACGACCTCGACGGGCACACCTGGGAGATCATGTGGATGGACCCGTCGATCGTCCAGGCCTGA
- the nirD gene encoding nitrite reductase small subunit NirD, giving the protein MTVELQVAEGWLTVCELSALIPGRGVAALLPDGSQAAVFVDRAGRPYAIGNQDPFTGAQVLSRGLVGSAAGRAFVASPLLKQRFDLESGHCLDDEEVAVRTYPVRTAATSG; this is encoded by the coding sequence ATGACCGTGGAACTGCAGGTGGCGGAGGGATGGCTCACCGTGTGCGAGCTGTCGGCGCTGATCCCCGGGCGCGGGGTGGCGGCGCTGCTGCCCGACGGGAGCCAGGCCGCCGTGTTCGTCGACCGCGCGGGACGCCCGTACGCCATCGGGAACCAGGACCCCTTCACCGGGGCGCAGGTGCTCTCGCGCGGGCTGGTCGGCTCGGCCGCGGGACGGGCCTTCGTGGCCTCGCCGCTGCTCAAGCAGCGCTTCGACCTGGAGTCGGGGCACTGCCTGGACGACGAGGAGGTGGCGGTCCGTACGTACCCGGTGCGGACCGCCGCGACCTCCGGCTGA
- the nirB gene encoding nitrite reductase large subunit NirB, whose translation MVGQRYLEALAELGATATHRITVLCEEPRPAYDRVHLTSYFSGSTPEDLSLTPASFMEEHGIALHLDDPAESIDRDARTVTARSGQVFPYDVLVLATGSYPFVPPVPGKDAPGCFVYRTIEDLLAIEEYAKTRTTGAVVGGGLLGLEAAGALKGLGLATRVVEFAPRLMPVQVDEGGGAALLRTIENMGLTVHTGVGTQEVLTGEDGSVSGMKLSDGSSVDTDLVVFSAGVRPRDQLARDSGLTVGERGGISVDSRCRTSDPHVYAIGECALASDGRVYGLVAPGYEMAETAAADLLGREKEFTGADLSTKLKLLGVDVASFGDAHGATAGSLDVVYSDSRSGVYKKVVVSSEGVLLGGVLVGDADSYGLLRPLTGSVPPVTPEQLVLPAGAGAPVALGPASLPDGAVICSCHNVTKKAITAHTTVPEVKKCTKAGTGCGSCLKVIGQLMPPAADKGLCNCFSFTRAELYEIVRTLRVTSYEKLLDSHGREEARGGEGCEVCKPTVGSIIASLAPTLGASGYVLDGEQAALQDTNDHFLANMQRNGSYSVVPRIPGGEITPDKLIVIGEVARDFGLYTKITGGQRIDLFGAAIDQLPLIWARLVEAGFESGHAYGKALRTVKSCVGQTWCRYGVQDSVRMAIDLELRYRGLRAPHKLKSAVSGCARECAEAQSKDFGIIATASGWNLYVGGNGGATPRHADLLAQDLSDAELIRLIDRFLMFYIRTADRLERTSTWLDRLEGGLDHLRDVIVHDSLGLCAELESLMADHVAHYRDEWAETLDDPERLRRFVSFVNAPGAPDPSVKFVPERGQVKPDLTVLTLEPLGGTR comes from the coding sequence ATGGTCGGCCAGCGCTACCTGGAGGCGCTCGCCGAACTCGGCGCCACCGCCACGCACCGGATCACCGTGCTCTGCGAGGAGCCGCGGCCCGCCTACGACCGCGTGCACCTGACCTCGTACTTCTCCGGCAGCACCCCCGAGGACCTCTCCCTCACCCCCGCCTCCTTCATGGAGGAGCACGGGATCGCCCTGCACCTCGACGACCCCGCCGAGAGCATCGACCGCGACGCCCGCACCGTCACCGCCCGCTCGGGGCAGGTGTTCCCGTACGACGTGCTCGTGCTCGCGACCGGCAGCTACCCCTTCGTGCCGCCCGTCCCCGGCAAGGACGCCCCGGGCTGTTTCGTCTACCGCACCATCGAGGACCTCCTCGCGATCGAGGAGTACGCCAAGACCCGGACCACCGGCGCCGTGGTCGGCGGCGGCCTGCTCGGGCTGGAGGCCGCCGGCGCGCTCAAGGGTCTCGGACTGGCGACCCGCGTCGTGGAGTTCGCGCCCCGGCTGATGCCCGTCCAGGTCGACGAGGGCGGCGGCGCGGCCCTGCTGCGCACCATCGAGAACATGGGGCTCACCGTCCACACGGGCGTCGGCACCCAGGAGGTCCTCACCGGCGAGGACGGCTCGGTCAGCGGCATGAAGCTGTCCGACGGCTCCAGCGTCGACACCGACCTGGTCGTCTTCTCCGCCGGTGTCCGCCCCCGCGACCAGCTCGCCCGCGACAGCGGCCTGACCGTCGGCGAACGCGGCGGCATCTCCGTCGACTCCCGCTGCCGCACCTCCGACCCGCACGTCTACGCCATCGGCGAGTGCGCGCTCGCCTCCGACGGCCGCGTCTACGGCCTGGTCGCCCCCGGATACGAGATGGCGGAGACGGCCGCGGCCGACCTGCTGGGCCGCGAGAAGGAGTTCACCGGCGCCGACCTCTCCACCAAGCTCAAGCTCCTCGGCGTGGACGTGGCCTCCTTCGGCGACGCCCACGGCGCCACCGCCGGCAGCCTCGACGTCGTCTACTCCGACTCCCGCTCCGGCGTCTACAAGAAGGTGGTCGTCTCCTCCGAGGGCGTGCTGCTCGGCGGCGTCCTGGTCGGCGACGCCGACTCCTACGGCCTGCTCCGCCCGCTCACCGGCTCCGTACCGCCCGTCACCCCCGAGCAGCTGGTGCTGCCCGCCGGGGCCGGCGCACCCGTCGCGCTGGGCCCGGCCTCGCTCCCGGACGGCGCGGTGATCTGCTCCTGCCACAACGTCACCAAGAAGGCGATCACCGCCCACACCACGGTGCCCGAGGTCAAGAAGTGCACCAAGGCGGGCACCGGCTGCGGGAGCTGCCTCAAGGTGATCGGCCAGCTGATGCCGCCGGCCGCCGACAAGGGGCTCTGCAACTGCTTCTCCTTCACCCGCGCCGAGCTCTACGAGATCGTCCGCACCCTGCGCGTGACCTCGTACGAGAAGCTCCTCGACAGCCACGGCCGCGAGGAGGCGCGCGGCGGCGAGGGCTGCGAGGTCTGCAAGCCCACCGTCGGTTCGATCATCGCCTCGCTCGCCCCCACCCTCGGTGCGAGCGGCTACGTCCTGGACGGGGAGCAGGCCGCCCTCCAGGACACCAACGACCACTTCCTCGCCAACATGCAGCGCAACGGCTCGTACTCGGTGGTCCCGCGCATCCCCGGGGGCGAGATCACCCCCGACAAGCTGATCGTGATCGGCGAGGTGGCCCGCGACTTCGGCCTCTACACGAAGATCACCGGCGGGCAGCGCATCGACCTCTTCGGCGCCGCCATCGACCAGCTCCCCCTCATCTGGGCCCGACTCGTCGAGGCCGGCTTCGAGTCCGGGCACGCGTACGGCAAGGCCCTGCGGACCGTGAAGTCCTGCGTGGGCCAGACCTGGTGCCGCTACGGGGTCCAGGACTCGGTACGGATGGCCATCGACCTGGAGCTGCGCTACCGGGGCCTGCGCGCCCCCCACAAGCTGAAGTCGGCGGTCTCCGGCTGCGCCCGCGAGTGCGCGGAGGCGCAGAGCAAGGACTTCGGGATCATCGCGACGGCGAGCGGCTGGAACCTCTACGTCGGCGGCAACGGCGGGGCCACCCCGCGCCACGCCGACCTGCTGGCACAGGACCTGTCCGACGCCGAACTGATCCGGCTCATCGACCGGTTCCTGATGTTCTACATCCGCACCGCCGACCGGCTGGAGCGGACCTCCACCTGGCTGGACCGGCTGGAGGGCGGCCTCGACCACCTGCGGGACGTCATCGTGCACGACTCGCTCGGGCTGTGCGCGGAGCTGGAGTCGCTGATGGCCGACCACGTGGCGCACTACCGCGACGAATGGGCCGAGACCCTGGACGACCCGGAGCGGCTGCGCCGGTTCGTGTCCTTCGTCAACGCCCCCGGCGCACCCGACCCGAGCGTGAAGTTCGTCCCCGAGCGCGGCCAGGTCAAGCCCGACCTGACCGTTCTGACCCTGGAGCCCCTGGGAGGCACCCGATGA